CATCGAGCCGGTCGCGATCGACGGCACGACCTTGACGATTCGCCGGTTTGGACAACGCCGGCTGACCGCCGAAGATCTCATCAACATTGGCGCCGCCCCCCGGGCCGTCATCGATTTTCTCAGCGCCGCGGTGCAAGCCCGGCTCAACTGCGTGGTCAGCGGCGGCACCGGCTCGGGTAAAACGACCTTTCTCAACGTGCTTTCGTCGTTTTTGCCCGAGCGCGAGCGAATCGTGACGATCGAAGATGCCGCTGAGCTCTTATTAAATCAGCCGCACGTCGTTCGGCTTGAATCGCGTCCGCCCAACGTCGAGGGGAGCGGTGAAATCCGCATTCGCGATCTCTTCCGCAACGCGCTGCGTATGCGGCCCGACCGGATTATTATCGGTGAGTGCCGCGGTGCCGAAGCGCTCGACATGCTCCAAGCCATGAACACCGGCCACGACGGCTCGCTCACGACGATTCATGCGAACAGCCAACGCGACGCGCTCTCCCGCATCGAGACGATGGTGTTGATGGCCGGCTTTGACTTGCCGGTGCGCGCCATTCGCGAGCAGATCGCCAGCGCACTGGATCTAGTCGTCCATACGGCTCGCCTTCGCGATGGCTCCCGAAAAGTTATCGGCGTGAGCGAAGTCGTCGGCATGGAAGGCGAGATCGTGACGATGCAGGAGATCATTCGATTCGCGCAGCGTGGCGTTGACAAAGAGGACCACGTTCTCGGAGACTTTTGTTACAGTGGCGTGCAGCCCGTCTGCCTGAAGCGTTTCCAAGAATACGGCATCGCCTACGATGCGCGTGAGTTGAGCCAGCTTTCTTCGATCGGGGCGCTATGGTAACGGCGTTCGTTCCATTGGCCATCTTTGCGGGAGTCTCCGCGACGGCGTTCTTCACGTTCTTTTCGTTTTGGGGCTCCGTCAATCAGCGCGCCACGGCGCGCGTGCAGAGTCTGGCGGAACGACTGGATCGCGCCGGCGTCACGGTCGGGTCGCAGGAGCTCGTGCTGACGCTCGTTGCCGGTGTCACGATCGTCTGGATTTCGCTACTCTTGATGTTGCATACGGCGCCTCTGACGTCGATCGTGTTGCTGCCAATCGTGGCGGGCACCGCGACGTTTGGCTTCTACGGTTTTATCCAGTTTCGCATTGCCCGGCGCCTTGGCGCGTTCATCAACCAGCTCGAGCCCGCGACTCGCCTGATCGCCGGCGGTTTGCGGGTGGGCCTGGGCGTACGCCAGTCGATGGCGGTCGTCATCGACGAGCTCTCGGAGCCGGCCCGGCACGAGTTTCGCCGCGTCATCGGCCACACCAATCTGGGAGCGAGCATTTTCGATGCCGTCGATCACTTGGCGACGCGTATGCCGAGTCACGAAGCGTTGATGCTGGCGCGCGTCTTTCGCGTTCAATCCGAGACCGGCGGCGACCTCGCCCGCATCCTGGATCAACTAGCAGATACGATTAAAGACCGGCGGCAGGTGGGACGAAAGATTTCGTCGCTCACCGCTGAAGGCCGGATGAGCGCCTACGTGCTGATGGCGATACCGCTGGCGCTCGGGCTATTCATCGTGACCACACAAGAAAACATGAGCACGGCGCTGCTCCACACGATGATCGGCCACATCGTAATTTTGATCGTCCTCGCGCTCGAAGTCTTGGCGTATCTCTGGCTCAAAGCGCTCTTACGGATGGATGTATAGTGCACTCGCTTATCGGAACCGCGTTCGGCTATCTGATCGCCATGCTCGCCGGAGCGGCAGCCTTCTTCTTGACGTTCTCAATCATTCCGACGAAGAGTCCGCTCGCGGAACAACTCGAAGAGCTCAAGGCGCGCGACCCTTTGAAACGCGACGAGGAGCGACTCTCGCTGATCGAACACGTTGTTTCCGGCGAGCGCCGCGCCGCGCTGGCCCGGCGTCTGGCCGAGGCCGGCTGGTACACGACCACGCCGGCAAAGTTTGGATTGCGCGTGGCCGGCGGTCTCTGTTTCGGAGTCGTCCTCGCGCTGCTCTGCTGGAAGTTTTTCGACCTGGGCAGCGGCTGGCTCATACCACTTTTGGGCGGCATGGGTTTTTGCGGCGCTTACGCGCCCTTCTTCTCGCTCAATCGGGCAGCGGATAAACGCAAAGCCGGCATTCAAAAGAGTCTGCCGGAGTTTTTAGACATGGTCGCGTCGACCGTTCAAGCCGGTCTCGCCCTAAACTCGGCACTCGGCTATGCGGTGGAGGCCGTGCCCGGGCCGCTCGGTGATGAGGTCAAGGAAGCCCTCTCGCAAATTCGGCTGGGGAGAGCGCGCGCCGACGCCTTGCGCGCCGTGGGAGAACGCACGAATCAGCCCGCGTTGCGTAATGCGCTTCGGGTGATGATTCAAGCCGAGCGCCTCGGCGCCAACATTGCAAAGATGTTGAACGATTTAGCTGCCGATGCGCGCCACCAGCGCTTGATGCTCGTCGAAGAACTCGCTGCGAAGTTGCCGGTAAAGATGGTCTTCCCGATGGTCTTCTTCATGATTCCGGCGATCGTAACGATCATCTTCGGTGCAGTAGCGGCCAACTATTTCGCAG
This Candidatus Eremiobacterota bacterium DNA region includes the following protein-coding sequences:
- a CDS encoding type II secretion system F family protein, whose product is MVTAFVPLAIFAGVSATAFFTFFSFWGSVNQRATARVQSLAERLDRAGVTVGSQELVLTLVAGVTIVWISLLLMLHTAPLTSIVLLPIVAGTATFGFYGFIQFRIARRLGAFINQLEPATRLIAGGLRVGLGVRQSMAVVIDELSEPARHEFRRVIGHTNLGASIFDAVDHLATRMPSHEALMLARVFRVQSETGGDLARILDQLADTIKDRRQVGRKISSLTAEGRMSAYVLMAIPLALGLFIVTTQENMSTALLHTMIGHIVILIVLALEVLAYLWLKALLRMDV
- a CDS encoding type II secretion system F family protein, which translates into the protein MHSLIGTAFGYLIAMLAGAAAFFLTFSIIPTKSPLAEQLEELKARDPLKRDEERLSLIEHVVSGERRAALARRLAEAGWYTTTPAKFGLRVAGGLCFGVVLALLCWKFFDLGSGWLIPLLGGMGFCGAYAPFFSLNRAADKRKAGIQKSLPEFLDMVASTVQAGLALNSALGYAVEAVPGPLGDEVKEALSQIRLGRARADALRAVGERTNQPALRNALRVMIQAERLGANIAKMLNDLAADARHQRLMLVEELAAKLPVKMVFPMVFFMIPAIVTIIFGAVAANYFAGTAANP
- a CDS encoding CpaF family protein codes for the protein MGDARVPLRRTTTMRTNGHSSAQADPRDLRRDAFKQEVHQALLRELDFASASISQSDAAKLAELRSKIESITASLVSARRFDGSAEEVAELRQEIVDEALGLGPLESLMKDPDVSEIMVNGFDKIYVERHGVIERTPKRFSEERQLRLIIERIITPLGRRIDESSPMVDARLSDGSRVNAIIEPVAIDGTTLTIRRFGQRRLTAEDLINIGAAPRAVIDFLSAAVQARLNCVVSGGTGSGKTTFLNVLSSFLPERERIVTIEDAAELLLNQPHVVRLESRPPNVEGSGEIRIRDLFRNALRMRPDRIIIGECRGAEALDMLQAMNTGHDGSLTTIHANSQRDALSRIETMVLMAGFDLPVRAIREQIASALDLVVHTARLRDGSRKVIGVSEVVGMEGEIVTMQEIIRFAQRGVDKEDHVLGDFCYSGVQPVCLKRFQEYGIAYDARELSQLSSIGALW